GGCACTTCCCGTCGGCGCGCACTCCTAGGGAAAGTGAGATATCCATGTCCGAACTCCGTCTGTTCACATCAGAGTCCGTCACCGAAGGCCACCCCGACAAGATCTGCGACCAGATCTCCGACGGCATCCTCGATAACCTGCTCGCGCAGGATCCGGATGCCCGCGTTGCGGTTGAGACCTTAGTCACGACCGGGCAGGTGCACGTCGCCGGCGAGATCCGCACCGAGGGCTACGCCGACATCGCGGGCATCGTCCGCAAGGTCATCACCGACATCGGGTACATCTCGAGTGACTTCGGGTTTGATGGCAACCTCTGCGGCGTGTCCGTCTCGGTCGGGGAGCAGTCGGCTGAGATCGCCTCGGGCGTCGAGACGTCGCTCCAGCACCGGGACGAGCTCGACAACGACGCGATCGCCAAGCTCGGCGCTGGTGACCAGGGCATCATGTTCGGCTACGCGAGTGACGAGACGCCGGAGCTCATGCCGCTGCCGATCTGGCTCGCGCACAGGCTCTCCGAGCGGCTCTCCGAGGTGCGCAAGCAGGGCATCCTCGAGTACCTGCGACCCGACGGCAAGACGCAGGTGACCATCGGCTACGAAGGGGATGCGCCGCGCACCGTCGAGACGATCGTGATCTCGACCCAGCACGGCCCGGAGATTTCCCGGGCCCAGCTCGAGGCCGATATCAGGCTCGAGGTCATTGACCACGTCCTCGAGCGCGTGTCGCTCGATGCGAGCTCGCTACGGGTGTTCATCAACCCGGCCGGACCGTTCGTCCTCGGCGGCCCCGCTGCCGATGCCGGGCTCACCGGCCGAAAGATCATCGTCGACACGTACGGCGGCATGGCCCGTCACGGTGGCGGCGCGTTCTCGGGCAAGGACCCGTCGAAAGTCGACCGCTCGGCGGCGTACGCGATGCGCTGGGTCGCCAAGAACGTGGTCGCGGCGGGCTTCGCAAAGCGCGTCGAGTTCCAGGTGGCCTATGCGATCGGTTCCGCGGAGCCCGTCGGGCTGTACTGCGAGACGTTCGAGACGCACACGATCGACCCCGAGCAGATCATCGCCGCGGTCAAACAGGTCTTCGACCTGCGTCCGGGCGCGATCATCCGCGACCTCGACCTCAATCGGCCGATCTATTCGCTCACGTCGGCCTATGGTCACTTCGGCCGCGAGCTGCCGGAATTCACGTGGGAGCGCACCGACCGGGTCGAGGCGCTGCGCGCGGCAGTCCAGTAACGATGTCCGGCGAGTCGGTAGCGGCCGGGCTCGGCACGCCGCCTGAACCGTCGAGCGAGCACCGCATCGCCAAGGTGGTGCTCGACTCGCCGCTGCCGCAGCTCGACCGCATCTTTGAGTACGAGATCCCACCAATCCTGCGCGGCAGTGTCGAGGCAGG
This DNA window, taken from Gulosibacter molinativorax, encodes the following:
- the metK gene encoding methionine adenosyltransferase; translated protein: MSELRLFTSESVTEGHPDKICDQISDGILDNLLAQDPDARVAVETLVTTGQVHVAGEIRTEGYADIAGIVRKVITDIGYISSDFGFDGNLCGVSVSVGEQSAEIASGVETSLQHRDELDNDAIAKLGAGDQGIMFGYASDETPELMPLPIWLAHRLSERLSEVRKQGILEYLRPDGKTQVTIGYEGDAPRTVETIVISTQHGPEISRAQLEADIRLEVIDHVLERVSLDASSLRVFINPAGPFVLGGPAADAGLTGRKIIVDTYGGMARHGGGAFSGKDPSKVDRSAAYAMRWVAKNVVAAGFAKRVEFQVAYAIGSAEPVGLYCETFETHTIDPEQIIAAVKQVFDLRPGAIIRDLDLNRPIYSLTSAYGHFGRELPEFTWERTDRVEALRAAVQ